The Bacillus thermozeamaize nucleotide sequence GAGTGTCAATGATACAAGAAACAGGCCGTCTGATGACCTTTCGCCACCGAAACAAACGGCGGCGCCTCACGCTTGCACCGCTCCATCGCTTCCGGACAGCGCGTGTGAAATGGGCAACCTTGCGGCGGGTTGGAAGGGCTTGGAAGATCGCCGCGAAGCAAAATCCGTTCCCTCTCCCGCTGTTTCGGATCGGGCACCGGCACCGCCGACAACAGGGCACGGGTATAAGGATGCAAGGGATTCTCAAACAATTGATCCCTTGGAGCCATCTCCACGATCTTCCCCAGATACATCACCGCGATGCGATGGCTGATATACCTGACGGCCTGAATTCCATGGGCGATAAACAAATACGAAAGGCCGCTTTCCTGCTGCAGGTCCTTGAGCAGGTTCAGGATTTGCGCCTGGATCGAGACATCCAGCGCCGATACCGGTTCGTCACAGACGATCAGCTTCGGATTCAAGGCCAGTGCCCGGGCGATGCCGATCCGCTGCCGCTGCCCGCCGGAAAACTCATCCGGAAAGCGGCTTCCGTGGTGGGCGGCAAGCCCCACCTTCTCCAGCAATTCATGGACCCGCATCTCCCGCTCCTTTTTCGTCCCCTGGCGGTGCAAAATGAGCGGTTCCGCCACGATGTCAAACACGGTCATCCGCGGATTGAGTGAGGAATACGGATCCTGAAAGATCATCTGCAAATGCCGGCCGGCCTCTTTTCTTGCGGCCCGGCTTCGCTCCAGCCGCTTGCCCAGAAAGCGGATCTCGCCGGCAGTGGGCTCCAGCAAGCCGACCGTCATCCGCCCCGTTGTCGACTTGCCGCAACCCGACTCCCCGACCAGCCCCACCGTCTCCCCGGGATAAATGTCCAGCTGGACATCATCCACCGCCTTCAGCCACTGCTGCTTCCCGGTTCGCTTCCTGCCGCCGAGCGGAAAATACTTTTTCACATGCACCAGGGATACCAACGGTTCAGCCATGAGACACCACCTCGAATTTTTCCTCCAGCGGATGCCAGCAGGACACCTTCCGGCCCTCTCTCCACCGGGTCAGCTCCGGCTCCCGGGTCAGGCAATCCTCTGTTGCATGAAAACAGCGCGGCTGAAAGGCACAGCCCTTGGGCAATTCCAACGGGTGGGGCACCGTGCCAGGTA carries:
- a CDS encoding peptide ABC transporter substrate-binding protein → MAEPLVSLVHVKKYFPLGGRKRTGKQQWLKAVDDVQLDIYPGETVGLVGESGCGKSTTGRMTVGLLEPTAGEIRFLGKRLERSRAARKEAGRHLQMIFQDPYSSLNPRMTVFDIVAEPLILHRQGTKKEREMRVHELLEKVGLAAHHGSRFPDEFSGGQRQRIGIARALALNPKLIVCDEPVSALDVSIQAQILNLLKDLQQESGLSYLFIAHGIQAVRYISHRIAVMYLGKIVEMAPRDQLFENPLHPYTRALLSAVPVPDPKQRERERILLRGDLPSPSNPPQGCPFHTRCPEAMERCKREAPPFVSVAKGHQTACFLYH